In Maridesulfovibrio sp., the following proteins share a genomic window:
- the atpB gene encoding F0F1 ATP synthase subunit A: protein MAGGLPHPLLIMTELNHALGTHIPNHVWYTWFGMSVLFVLGFIVSRRLSLVPGGVQNLAEIIIGGLEEFVVSNVGEGGRQVFPFMCTLFVYILVLNLMGLVPGFDAPTANVNTNAAMAVCTFLYYNYIGIKLHGAGYIKHFMGPIPALSPLMLIIELVSHISRPLSLTLRLFGNIRGEEIVLVLLFMLAPLVSTLPMYFLFMLAKVIQAFIFFMLTMIYLKGSLEDAH from the coding sequence ATGGCTGGAGGTTTACCACATCCATTATTGATCATGACAGAGCTTAACCATGCTCTGGGAACTCACATCCCCAACCACGTGTGGTACACATGGTTCGGAATGAGTGTTCTTTTCGTACTGGGTTTCATCGTTTCCAGAAGGCTCAGTCTGGTTCCCGGCGGGGTGCAGAACCTTGCCGAGATTATCATCGGGGGATTGGAAGAATTTGTCGTTTCGAACGTCGGTGAGGGCGGACGCCAAGTATTTCCTTTCATGTGTACTCTTTTTGTATACATCCTCGTACTGAACCTCATGGGTCTCGTTCCCGGGTTTGACGCTCCTACTGCGAACGTCAACACCAACGCAGCAATGGCTGTATGTACTTTTCTTTACTACAACTACATCGGTATCAAACTTCATGGTGCCGGTTACATCAAGCACTTCATGGGCCCCATTCCGGCTCTGTCTCCCTTGATGTTGATCATCGAGCTGGTTTCTCACATCTCACGTCCGCTTTCGCTTACTCTGCGTCTGTTCGGTAACATCCGCGGTGAAGAAATCGTTCTCGTACTTCTGTTCATGCTTGCTCCTCTGGTATCCACACTGCCCATGTACTTCCTGTTCATGCTGGCAAAGGTTATCCAGGCTTTCATCTTCTTCATGCTGACCATGATTTATCTCAAGGGTTCGCTGGAAGACGCTCACTAG
- a CDS encoding MarR family transcriptional regulator: MLKKHVSFGFMNGQMGRLHKAILAEKLKDIGITYGQIGFIMQALRYPGRSQDELSQVLSVDKGATARAVAKLIKEGFLYRESNPEDKRQKRVYPTDKAIALREDLHEMLMDSNLTMLSGLTAEEIKQLVKLMTKVINTSREILDLPDVWDFL; this comes from the coding sequence ATGTTAAAAAAACACGTTTCATTCGGTTTTATGAACGGCCAGATGGGCAGGCTTCATAAGGCGATTCTGGCTGAGAAGCTTAAAGATATAGGAATTACCTATGGGCAGATTGGTTTTATTATGCAGGCTTTGCGCTATCCGGGAAGGTCGCAGGATGAGCTTTCGCAGGTCTTGAGTGTTGATAAAGGGGCAACAGCCAGAGCCGTAGCAAAGCTTATCAAAGAGGGATTTTTGTACCGTGAGTCCAACCCTGAAGATAAGCGCCAAAAGAGGGTTTACCCAACTGATAAGGCGATTGCTCTGCGCGAAGATCTGCACGAAATGCTTATGGATTCTAATCTAACCATGCTTTCCGGATTAACAGCTGAAGAAATAAAGCAGTTAGTTAAATTGATGACTAAAGTGATTAATACCAGTCGTGAAATCCTTGACTTACCGGATGTCTGGGATTTTTTATAA
- a CDS encoding MFS transporter, which yields MDDAKKKAVIFTVAVTQFTMPFMFSAVGITLPVMGREFGASGLDLSLVESVYIGSVAALLLPLGRLADMHGRQPMFRLGVLLFAILTFLIGFAHNIETVIGLRMVQGMVGAMGIATNMALLTNSVPKEERGKAMGLAVAAVYLGLSVGPYVGGLVTTHLGWRSLYFLGMIPLGISYYVARRNLNGKFRSSDEKFDLRGSLVVSLSVAAIVFGGTSLGSGWFGPVLLIAGLMGVTLFIYLQNKTRFPLVELTLFKERRDFSDAALVQFINYAGTFGIVFLFSLYLQSVKGFSPHDAGLVLVIQPIVQAVLSPLCGRLADKFSPRFLALLGMLACTVGTIMGAMVTAHTELSYLYTMFVVLGIGYALFSSPNMIILMSSVPASRYGFASAISGGLRTLGMVFSMVIIAIFISTIMGKAPVSPESAVDYLTVMRFSLSSLSVLCSIAVLISFRSLLKRRRVAKNKLCVQSAGDSKED from the coding sequence ATGGATGACGCTAAGAAAAAAGCCGTCATATTCACAGTGGCAGTGACCCAGTTTACAATGCCATTTATGTTTTCGGCTGTGGGAATAACCCTGCCAGTGATGGGCCGGGAATTCGGGGCCAGCGGGCTCGATCTGAGTCTCGTAGAGTCGGTTTATATCGGAAGTGTGGCCGCGCTTCTTCTTCCTCTTGGCCGTCTGGCTGATATGCATGGCAGACAGCCGATGTTTCGGCTGGGGGTGCTGTTGTTCGCAATTCTGACATTTCTGATCGGTTTTGCTCATAATATTGAAACAGTTATCGGTTTGCGCATGGTGCAGGGAATGGTCGGAGCTATGGGGATTGCAACCAATATGGCTCTACTTACTAATTCTGTTCCCAAAGAAGAACGCGGGAAAGCCATGGGTCTTGCTGTCGCTGCGGTTTATCTGGGCCTTTCAGTAGGACCGTATGTAGGCGGTTTAGTAACCACGCATCTGGGCTGGAGGAGCTTGTACTTTTTAGGCATGATTCCGTTGGGAATTTCCTATTACGTAGCCCGACGCAATTTAAACGGTAAATTTAGATCTTCTGACGAAAAATTCGATCTGCGCGGAAGTCTCGTTGTCTCTCTCTCCGTCGCGGCTATCGTCTTTGGCGGTACAAGCCTCGGGTCGGGATGGTTCGGTCCAGTGTTGCTGATAGCAGGATTAATGGGAGTAACGCTGTTTATTTACTTGCAGAATAAAACCAGGTTTCCGCTGGTTGAGCTGACCCTTTTCAAGGAACGCCGGGATTTTTCCGATGCCGCTTTGGTTCAGTTCATCAATTATGCCGGGACATTCGGCATAGTATTTCTCTTCAGTTTGTACTTGCAGAGTGTAAAAGGGTTCAGCCCGCATGATGCTGGATTGGTACTTGTCATCCAACCCATTGTGCAGGCGGTGCTTTCTCCGCTCTGTGGACGTCTGGCAGACAAGTTCTCACCGCGTTTTCTGGCGTTGTTGGGTATGCTGGCCTGTACGGTTGGAACAATTATGGGTGCAATGGTAACCGCACATACTGAGCTTTCTTATCTTTACACAATGTTCGTTGTGCTGGGCATAGGCTATGCGTTGTTCTCTTCTCCGAACATGATCATCCTCATGAGCAGTGTTCCGGCTTCCAGATACGGTTTTGCTTCGGCTATTTCCGGTGGATTACGGACATTAGGTATGGTTTTCAGCATGGTAATTATTGCTATTTTTATCTCGACAATTATGGGTAAAGCTCCTGTTTCGCCGGAATCGGCAGTGGATTATCTGACAGTAATGCGTTTTTCCTTGTCCAGTTTATCGGTTTTATGCTCAATTGCTGTGCTTATTTCTTTCCGTTCTTTGTTGAAAAGACGGAGAGTTGCCAAAAATAAGCTTTGTGTGCAATCTGCCGGGGACAGCAAGGAGGACTAA
- a CDS encoding AtpZ/AtpI family protein — protein MFFLNGNKEIFDLLGNAATIGTHLVASTFVGLAIGWYLDKWLGTEPWLLLVFLCFGIAAGFKNVFDEVQRIQKKDQGKGPGTNENK, from the coding sequence ATGTTCTTTTTAAATGGGAATAAAGAGATCTTCGATCTGCTCGGTAACGCCGCTACGATCGGAACTCATCTAGTTGCCTCCACCTTTGTCGGGTTGGCTATCGGGTGGTATCTCGATAAATGGTTGGGAACGGAGCCTTGGCTTCTACTTGTTTTCTTGTGTTTCGGAATCGCTGCCGGCTTCAAGAATGTATTCGATGAAGTTCAGCGGATTCAGAAAAAGGATCAGGGGAAAGGTCCTGGAACCAATGAAAATAAATAA
- a CDS encoding integration host factor subunit alpha gives MATGNTLTKASVVDYIYEKTDRNRAEIKDLVESILDIMKQAVKKDHAMLISGFGKFEAYDKNARKGRNPQTNEAITLPARKVVVFRLSRKFRSELN, from the coding sequence ATGGCTACCGGAAATACACTTACTAAAGCCAGCGTTGTTGATTACATCTACGAAAAGACTGACCGGAACAGAGCTGAGATCAAGGATCTGGTTGAATCCATCCTCGACATCATGAAGCAGGCAGTAAAAAAAGATCATGCCATGTTGATCAGCGGATTCGGTAAATTCGAAGCTTACGACAAAAATGCTCGTAAAGGACGTAATCCCCAGACCAACGAAGCAATTACCCTGCCTGCGCGCAAGGTTGTTGTGTTCAGGCTTTCCCGCAAGTTCAGATCAGAACTTAACTGA
- a CDS encoding ATP synthase subunit I, producing the protein MKINKKIESFLHRRGFTHPDVRSLVRNQLYLTAGTCLIAAVVSIGFAPWALGLAAGAVLITFNFWSLAKFGQHLAYMRKGAVVSLLIRFYGRLILSGLAIYGLIVWGQCSIYALLAGLSTVVVNAIFWGVAGFRQKVKEA; encoded by the coding sequence ATGAAAATAAATAAGAAGATTGAATCATTCCTCCACAGGCGGGGCTTCACTCATCCGGACGTACGCAGTCTGGTGCGGAATCAATTGTACCTTACTGCCGGAACATGTCTTATTGCCGCTGTAGTCTCCATCGGGTTTGCCCCCTGGGCACTGGGGCTTGCGGCGGGAGCAGTTCTGATTACGTTCAATTTCTGGTCGCTGGCTAAGTTCGGTCAGCATCTGGCTTACATGCGCAAGGGCGCGGTTGTGTCCTTGTTAATTCGCTTCTACGGTCGGCTCATTTTATCCGGGCTGGCTATCTACGGGCTAATAGTCTGGGGGCAGTGTTCAATTTACGCTCTTCTGGCCGGTCTTAGTACGGTAGTTGTGAATGCGATATTTTGGGGCGTAGCCGGGTTTCGGCAAAAAGTGAAGGAGGCATAA
- a CDS encoding HIT family protein, with translation MSNQDCIFCKIVAGDIPCFKIYETDKVLSFLDIGPVNKGHALVIPKQHCENIWDLPADLGQEIITAAQKAGDAIVKATGADGLNLIMNNNEAAGQLVFHAHFHLIPRFKDDGFVHWDQSEYESMDEAMLLAQKIEKMIMG, from the coding sequence ATGAGTAATCAGGATTGTATTTTTTGTAAGATCGTGGCCGGGGATATACCCTGCTTTAAGATTTATGAAACTGACAAGGTGCTTAGCTTTTTGGACATCGGTCCGGTCAATAAAGGCCACGCACTTGTTATTCCCAAGCAGCACTGTGAAAACATCTGGGATCTGCCCGCTGATCTTGGACAGGAAATTATAACCGCAGCGCAAAAGGCCGGGGACGCTATCGTAAAAGCGACCGGAGCTGACGGGCTGAACCTGATTATGAATAATAATGAAGCAGCAGGGCAGCTTGTTTTTCATGCTCACTTTCATCTAATACCAAGATTCAAAGATGATGGTTTTGTGCACTGGGATCAGAGTGAGTATGAAAGCATGGATGAAGCAATGCTTCTTGCCCAAAAGATAGAAAAGATGATAATGGGATAA
- a CDS encoding LysM peptidoglycan-binding domain-containing protein, translating to MKKLIWLAIAFSLMFTWGCAKKQVPQEDVVVVEETEVVVVEEEPAAEVVPPTPLEIYESEYKTLPTSHVVTKGECLWWIAEYQQIYNDPFMWPLIYKANRDQIKNPDLIYPGQSLEVPRTGYDLDEVKAARKQAGASWKALQPAENAMVPGEMKAALGYL from the coding sequence ATGAAAAAACTGATCTGGCTCGCAATCGCATTCAGCCTGATGTTTACATGGGGATGTGCTAAAAAGCAGGTTCCTCAGGAAGATGTAGTGGTTGTCGAAGAAACTGAAGTTGTAGTTGTTGAGGAAGAACCCGCTGCTGAAGTTGTTCCTCCAACTCCCTTGGAAATCTACGAGAGCGAGTACAAAACTCTGCCCACTTCCCACGTAGTAACCAAAGGCGAATGCCTCTGGTGGATCGCTGAATATCAGCAGATTTACAATGATCCATTCATGTGGCCCCTTATTTACAAAGCTAACAGGGACCAGATCAAGAACCCTGACCTGATTTACCCCGGTCAGTCCCTTGAAGTTCCCCGTACTGGCTACGACCTTGACGAAGTCAAGGCTGCCCGCAAACAGGCAGGTGCTTCATGGAAAGCTCTCCAGCCCGCTGAGAACGCAATGGTTCCCGGTGAAATGAAAGCTGCACTTGGTTACCTGTAG
- the atpE gene encoding ATP synthase F0 subunit C: MRKALLIVLNTMALVLAAGAAFASGVAPEVASATATATAIGMAIAAAGCGIGQGLGLKAACEGTARNPEAGGKITVTLILGLAFVESLAIYALVVNLILLFANPLIG, from the coding sequence ATGCGTAAAGCTCTGCTTATCGTTCTGAACACCATGGCTCTGGTTCTCGCTGCTGGCGCAGCATTCGCTTCCGGCGTAGCTCCTGAAGTTGCTTCCGCTACCGCTACTGCTACTGCTATCGGTATGGCTATTGCTGCTGCCGGTTGTGGTATCGGTCAGGGCCTCGGTCTGAAAGCTGCTTGTGAAGGTACTGCACGTAACCCCGAAGCTGGTGGTAAAATCACTGTTACTCTGATTCTTGGTCTGGCATTCGTAGAATCCCTCGCCATTTACGCTCTCGTTGTTAACCTGATCCTTCTCTTCGCTAACCCCCTCATCGGTTAG
- a CDS encoding AAA family ATPase, which produces MIIKELSLDRLSSRQEPSEIKYNTSSEIPESKYDYDQFQPRALQAFRMALAIKGTCHNLYLSGEPNLGRSYFAREYFQLRATTQETPPDQLYLHNFARQDYPIAVSLPAGQGKKFKNAMSETVSQIKEQLPIWFEREPHVKALEQISRTFQDEREDLFSDMESLAKDRGFSLEIDDHGGLTLIPLVEGRILNDEEFERLDPDVRKTLRNAADDLLAEVTTIMRRISKTEEGFRNDERKLHQDSAKELLRELLAPLHENFDEFKRIKDYLKELEEELLDNIELFMPKETQPSLSIPGLQLPEASPVEDLFARFEVNLLVDHSKTKGAPVVMADHPTLFNLLGSIERESEMGALYTDFTLIRAGAIHKANHGYLIVYADDILTTPSSWEGLLRALRTGQAKIEDPGDGDQVRTKTIEPEPIPLDLTVILIGSEDTYEILLYNDERFGKYFKLKAHMQLSAERNAENVERFVRVLGKIIHDSKLLPFERDSLACIVDFSSRLAEDQNKLSLRIPLLKEMMVEASALSKLDGKEFVDRPTIEEAISMKDFRSNLYEDEYMKEYDREVIKVETSGEGIGRANGLSVTLFGNYEFGLPHRISCTVGVGHGGILDLEREARMGGPIHTKGMMIIKSYLVGLFAQNKPIVLTGSLCFEQSYAGIEGDSASGAELAALLSSISGVPIKFDYAFTGAVSQSGTIMAVGGVSRKIEGFFEVCRRRGLNGRQGVLIPADNVLNLMLRREVVQAVEKGDFHIYPVNTIEEAIYILTGKEAGVRGKDGKFPEGTVYRKADDRLEELAKMASLYECKK; this is translated from the coding sequence ATGATCATAAAAGAATTATCTTTGGACAGGCTCAGCTCCAGACAGGAGCCATCTGAAATCAAATACAACACCAGTTCCGAAATACCGGAATCAAAATACGATTACGATCAGTTTCAACCCAGAGCACTGCAAGCTTTCCGAATGGCCCTTGCAATCAAAGGAACCTGCCATAACCTTTATCTTTCCGGGGAGCCCAACCTTGGCAGAAGCTATTTTGCCCGTGAATATTTCCAGCTTCGTGCCACGACCCAGGAGACTCCGCCCGACCAGCTGTACCTGCACAACTTTGCGCGTCAGGACTACCCGATCGCAGTAAGCCTGCCCGCGGGACAGGGTAAAAAATTCAAAAACGCCATGTCCGAGACTGTCTCCCAAATCAAAGAGCAACTACCCATATGGTTTGAGCGCGAGCCTCATGTCAAAGCTCTGGAACAGATTTCACGTACTTTTCAGGATGAACGTGAAGATCTTTTTTCCGACATGGAATCTCTGGCCAAGGACAGAGGATTCAGCCTTGAAATTGATGATCATGGTGGCTTGACTCTGATTCCCCTCGTTGAGGGACGCATTCTAAATGATGAAGAATTCGAACGTCTTGACCCTGATGTACGTAAGACTTTGCGCAATGCTGCAGACGACCTGCTGGCCGAGGTAACGACTATCATGCGCCGGATCAGCAAAACCGAAGAAGGATTCCGCAATGATGAACGCAAGCTGCATCAGGACTCTGCCAAGGAACTGCTCAGAGAGCTGCTGGCTCCGCTGCATGAAAATTTCGATGAATTCAAACGCATCAAAGACTATCTGAAAGAGCTGGAAGAGGAACTCCTGGATAACATTGAGCTGTTCATGCCTAAAGAAACGCAGCCGTCTTTGAGCATTCCGGGGCTGCAACTTCCGGAAGCATCTCCCGTTGAAGATCTTTTCGCACGCTTTGAAGTCAACCTGCTGGTAGACCACAGCAAAACCAAAGGTGCGCCGGTTGTCATGGCCGATCACCCGACCCTTTTCAATCTGCTGGGTTCCATCGAACGGGAATCCGAGATGGGGGCTCTTTACACTGACTTTACCCTTATCAGGGCCGGGGCCATCCACAAAGCCAACCATGGGTATCTCATTGTCTACGCTGATGACATCCTGACCACTCCTTCCTCTTGGGAAGGACTGCTGCGCGCCCTGCGTACCGGACAAGCCAAAATCGAAGATCCGGGAGACGGAGATCAGGTCCGCACCAAAACCATTGAGCCGGAACCGATTCCACTAGACCTGACAGTTATCCTGATAGGCTCCGAAGACACTTACGAAATCCTGCTCTATAATGATGAGCGTTTCGGGAAGTACTTCAAACTAAAAGCGCACATGCAACTTTCCGCAGAACGCAACGCTGAGAATGTTGAGCGGTTTGTAAGAGTGCTGGGCAAAATTATACATGATTCAAAGCTTCTTCCCTTTGAACGTGACTCGCTGGCGTGCATTGTCGATTTCTCAAGCCGTCTGGCAGAAGACCAGAATAAACTATCCCTGCGTATCCCGCTCCTGAAAGAAATGATGGTCGAGGCCTCAGCGTTGTCTAAACTTGATGGGAAAGAATTCGTGGACCGGCCTACTATTGAAGAAGCTATTTCCATGAAAGATTTCCGCTCCAATCTTTATGAAGATGAGTATATGAAGGAATATGACCGTGAGGTCATTAAAGTGGAAACATCCGGGGAAGGAATAGGCCGGGCCAACGGACTTTCCGTCACCTTGTTCGGTAACTACGAATTCGGATTACCGCATCGGATTTCCTGTACTGTCGGGGTCGGTCATGGCGGGATTCTGGACCTTGAACGCGAAGCGCGCATGGGCGGTCCCATCCATACCAAAGGGATGATGATTATCAAAAGCTATCTTGTAGGACTTTTCGCTCAGAACAAGCCAATCGTACTTACAGGCAGCCTGTGCTTTGAGCAAAGCTATGCCGGGATCGAAGGGGATTCCGCCTCCGGTGCTGAACTGGCCGCGCTGCTTTCCTCAATTTCCGGTGTCCCTATCAAATTCGACTATGCTTTTACCGGAGCTGTCAGCCAGTCCGGAACCATCATGGCCGTTGGCGGGGTAAGCCGAAAAATTGAAGGCTTCTTCGAAGTATGCCGCCGCAGAGGTCTTAATGGAAGACAGGGTGTTCTCATTCCCGCTGATAATGTGCTAAACCTGATGCTAAGGCGAGAAGTCGTCCAGGCTGTGGAAAAAGGTGATTTCCACATTTATCCGGTGAATACCATCGAAGAGGCTATCTATATCCTCACCGGGAAGGAAGCCGGAGTGCGTGGAAAAGACGGAAAATTCCCTGAAGGAACTGTTTACCGCAAAGCGGACGACAGGCTGGAGGAACTGGCAAAAATGGCCAGCCTTTACGAATGTAAAAAATAA
- a CDS encoding septal ring lytic transglycosylase RlpA family protein, translated as MFRYALLFACLLLCFTAGCSKKRVYSTPPVSQHKVKRHDSPNVVKPVLKTDPYTVHGRTYVPHLSAKGYKAQGLASWYGDDFHGKTTANGETYNMYAMTSAHRTLPMGTMLEVTDRDSGRKVIVRVNDRGPFADPDLRIIDLSYAAASKLGILNKGLTPVELRAIDDVNVEPVKAAEIVPETAAPAEEAVVEETVQAAPEVEEIIITEQATAQAHYYIQVGAFTDHDRAQTVLEKLKNSGYNESRMVEVDVNGQKFVRVQAGYFFNIPAAEDAMTGLENEYGHVILVTE; from the coding sequence ATGTTCAGATACGCACTGCTTTTTGCCTGCCTGTTGCTATGCTTTACCGCAGGTTGTTCGAAGAAAAGAGTTTACTCAACTCCCCCCGTTTCGCAACATAAGGTGAAAAGACATGATTCACCAAATGTAGTTAAACCTGTCCTGAAAACCGATCCCTATACCGTACATGGCAGAACATATGTTCCCCATCTCAGTGCCAAAGGCTACAAAGCACAAGGCCTTGCATCCTGGTACGGTGATGATTTCCACGGCAAAACAACGGCAAATGGTGAAACATATAATATGTATGCCATGACTTCAGCGCACCGAACCCTGCCAATGGGAACCATGCTTGAAGTAACCGACCGTGACAGCGGGCGTAAAGTAATCGTCAGGGTTAATGACCGTGGCCCATTTGCCGATCCTGATCTGCGGATCATCGATCTTTCATATGCAGCTGCATCCAAGCTGGGTATTCTTAATAAAGGACTGACTCCAGTAGAACTGCGGGCCATTGATGATGTTAATGTAGAACCTGTTAAAGCAGCTGAGATTGTGCCGGAAACAGCGGCTCCGGCAGAAGAGGCAGTGGTTGAGGAAACAGTACAGGCCGCACCGGAAGTTGAAGAGATTATCATTACCGAACAAGCTACGGCACAGGCCCACTATTACATTCAGGTAGGTGCGTTTACTGATCATGACCGCGCGCAAACTGTTCTCGAAAAACTTAAAAACAGCGGCTACAACGAATCACGCATGGTGGAAGTGGATGTGAACGGGCAAAAATTCGTCCGCGTACAAGCTGGATATTTCTTCAATATTCCCGCAGCCGAAGATGCCATGACCGGCCTTGAGAATGAATACGGACACGTAATTCTCGTTACTGAATAA
- a CDS encoding sigma-54 dependent transcriptional regulator: protein MANVLIIDDDPFIGEMLIAISEALNHDGTKALTLKEGMALAREERFDVVFLDVLLPDGNGLDALPELQQLNNMPEVIIITGKGDSKGAELAINSGAWDYIAKPASQEEYMLHMKRVFQYRSEKQSSSPKLGHHNIVGRSDSIVRCLGQAAKAAESHVGVLLLGETGTGKELFARAVHDNSARRNGPFIIVDCASIPENLVESTLFGYERGAYTSADHSQDGLITKADGGTLFLDEVGELPMSLQKSFLRVLQERTYRPVGGSEEKRSDFRLVAATNRDLEALIQNGRFRQDLLYRLQAFTIELPPLRQRGEDIHRLSRYYLNKLAADFNSPPVAISDEFLDALMSYSWPGNVRELFNVLEQVFTSNPEAGEFLPVHLPVRLRVAAAQASVLPHRGTRNTLTLIKGRKNQAQHVEIPLPETNICDSNKWPLFKDYREEAVNNAEKLYLEQLILISKANMAEAARISGISVSRLYALLKKHKIKKRYSID from the coding sequence ATGGCTAATGTCTTAATTATCGATGACGACCCATTCATTGGGGAAATGCTAATCGCCATTTCTGAAGCGCTGAATCATGACGGAACCAAGGCCTTGACCCTGAAAGAAGGCATGGCTTTGGCGCGTGAAGAGCGTTTTGATGTTGTTTTTCTTGATGTACTCCTCCCGGACGGCAACGGACTTGATGCGCTACCTGAATTGCAGCAGCTCAATAATATGCCGGAAGTTATCATCATAACCGGTAAAGGAGATTCCAAAGGAGCGGAGCTGGCCATCAATTCAGGTGCATGGGACTATATTGCCAAGCCAGCCAGTCAGGAAGAATATATGCTCCACATGAAGAGGGTTTTTCAGTATCGTAGTGAAAAACAATCTTCCTCGCCAAAACTTGGACACCACAATATTGTCGGCCGATCAGACTCCATAGTCCGCTGTCTCGGACAGGCGGCAAAAGCCGCTGAAAGCCACGTAGGAGTGCTTCTGCTTGGTGAAACAGGGACAGGCAAAGAGCTGTTTGCCCGCGCGGTACATGACAACAGTGCCCGCCGAAATGGACCATTCATTATTGTCGATTGTGCTTCAATTCCGGAAAACCTCGTTGAATCAACACTTTTCGGGTATGAGCGAGGAGCCTATACCAGTGCTGACCACAGTCAGGACGGGCTGATAACCAAGGCTGACGGAGGCACGCTTTTTCTTGATGAAGTTGGTGAGCTTCCAATGAGTCTACAAAAATCTTTTCTTAGGGTTTTGCAGGAGCGAACTTATCGTCCGGTTGGCGGAAGTGAAGAAAAACGCAGTGATTTCAGGCTTGTTGCAGCAACTAACCGTGACCTTGAAGCTCTGATCCAAAACGGACGTTTCAGGCAGGACCTACTTTACAGACTTCAGGCATTCACCATTGAATTACCGCCCTTGCGACAGCGGGGAGAGGATATTCACCGACTGTCACGCTATTATCTCAACAAACTTGCAGCTGACTTCAATTCACCGCCTGTAGCGATTTCTGATGAATTTCTTGATGCTTTGATGTCTTATTCCTGGCCCGGCAATGTGCGAGAACTTTTCAATGTACTGGAGCAGGTATTTACTTCCAACCCGGAGGCGGGGGAATTTCTGCCTGTCCATCTTCCCGTACGGTTACGTGTTGCTGCTGCACAGGCCTCTGTATTACCGCACCGCGGAACTCGCAATACGCTGACCCTTATTAAGGGACGTAAGAATCAGGCTCAGCACGTCGAAATCCCATTGCCTGAAACAAACATTTGTGACTCAAATAAATGGCCTCTATTTAAAGACTACCGGGAAGAAGCAGTTAATAATGCTGAAAAACTATACCTCGAACAGCTTATACTAATAAGTAAGGCCAATATGGCCGAAGCTGCCAGAATTTCCGGAATCTCTGTATCGAGGCTCTATGCCCTTCTTAAAAAGCACAAAATAAAGAAGCGATACTCCATCGATTAA
- a CDS encoding redox-sensing transcriptional repressor Rex yields the protein MKTQNIPKATIKRLAVYIQVLTGLKRDGVEVISSEKLARACSVNPSQIRKDLAYFGEFGVRGVGYYVHELISSIKQSLGVDRVWGCALVGVGNLGRALLRHKEFALRGFSIRAAFDCDPYKIGEVVSGLEVVCTRQFKARVEELGLEIGIITTPPERAQRAANYLVDGGIKGIVNFAQARIDVPKNVPVEYVDFTHHFYSVAFNISSMD from the coding sequence GTGAAAACCCAGAATATCCCCAAAGCGACCATTAAAAGGCTTGCTGTCTACATACAGGTTTTAACAGGACTTAAACGTGACGGCGTTGAGGTTATCTCCTCTGAGAAACTGGCACGGGCCTGCTCTGTAAATCCTTCACAGATTCGTAAGGATCTGGCTTATTTCGGTGAATTCGGAGTTCGCGGCGTTGGTTACTACGTGCATGAACTCATTTCGTCTATCAAACAGTCACTCGGTGTTGACCGTGTCTGGGGTTGCGCCCTTGTCGGTGTCGGTAACCTCGGCCGTGCTCTGCTTCGCCATAAGGAATTCGCGTTGCGTGGTTTCTCCATCAGGGCTGCTTTTGATTGCGATCCATATAAAATCGGTGAAGTTGTCTCAGGGCTTGAAGTCGTGTGTACAAGACAGTTCAAGGCAAGGGTTGAAGAACTCGGTCTTGAAATCGGCATTATCACCACTCCCCCGGAAAGGGCACAGCGTGCTGCGAACTATCTGGTTGATGGCGGTATAAAAGGTATCGTTAACTTTGCGCAGGCAAGGATCGATGTGCCGAAAAATGTCCCGGTTGAATATGTTGATTTCACCCATCACTTTTATTCCGTAGCTTTTAACATCAGCTCCATGGACTAA